In one Dreissena polymorpha isolate Duluth1 chromosome 7, UMN_Dpol_1.0, whole genome shotgun sequence genomic region, the following are encoded:
- the LOC127839309 gene encoding protein scabrous-like: protein MPLAITIQFGLLYCAFGLNFRLQAGEVTCLVGVDAPHPQDIPQVVKCGAHEKCSLEQYVTPSGSLRYSAKCKDVVHCQGASVSSPNQVICSQCCTQDLCAASLCGNSGYPNNTGPVCYQCTYPQDAAGTCDNIAVCNEHEVCSTYVDDDGKYRLGCMTEKQCNSTMDTSSCARCCSAQMCNDDCDVTNITHVSPCQNSPCQHGACIVNGSKAYTCHCDVGYGGIKCDKKIQDCKAALDFNITSPDGIYLALLPGDVTLTHLSCDMVTDGGGWTVILNRASADLDFVHQTDTDYALGFGDIRQNFWLGLENMHKLTNDSRHYQLRVELQLNSSTNQSPTFYQLYDDFSVGNRRAFNLHVGSSRGSAGDSLSGHNGFGFSTIFPVTNDYDSNPTSCANYMQGNWWFHDCADSCLTCAYMTPGIQNCRAMAWNALGYCVALKSARMMVRPL from the exons ATGCCCCTAGCAATAACTATACAGTTTGGATTACTGTATTGTGCCTTCGGACTAAATTTCCGTTTACAAG CGGGGGAGGTCACGTGCTTGGTGGGCGTGGACGCGCCCCACCCCCAGGACATCCCCCAGGTGGTCAAGTGTGGAGCCCACGAG AAATGTTCGCTAGAGCAGTACGTAACACCGAGCGGTTCCCTTCGATACAGTGCCAAATGCAAGGATGTCGTG CACTGCCAAGGGGCGTCTGTGAGCTCGCCGAACCAAGTTATCTGCAGCCAATGTTGTACACAGGACCTTTGTGCGGCATCACTCTGCGGCAACTCCG GTTACCCAAACAACACGGGGCCAGTGTGTTACCAGTGTACATACCCGCAAGATGCAGCAGGCACCTGCGACAACATAGCCGTCTGCAATGAACATGAG GTGTGCAGTACGTACGTTGACGATGACGGAAAGTACAGACTGGGTTGTATGACCGAGAAG CAATGTAACTCCACCATGGACACCAGCTCGTGTGCGCGATGCTGCTCTGCGCAGATGTGCAATGATGACTGTGACGTCACCAATATTACTCATG TTAGTCCATGCCAGAACAGTCCCTGTCAGCACGGCGCATGCATTGTAAATGGAAGCAAGGCGTATACGTGTCATTGTGATGTTGGATACGGAGGAATAAAGTGCGACAAAA AGATACAAGATTGCAAGGCGGCACTGGACTTCAATATCACGTCGCCAGACGGGATTTATTTAGCGCTTCTACCTGGTGACGTCACGCTTACGCACCTGTCATGTGACATGGTAACGGACGGCGGAGGTTGGACG GTTATATTAAACCGCGCCAGCGCTGATTTAGACTTTGTACACCAAACCGACACGGACTATGCTTTAGGATTCGGAGACATCAGACAGAACTTCTGGCTAg GGCTGGAGAACATGCATAAACTAACAAACGACAGTCGACATTACCAACTACGTGTTGAGCTCCAACTCAACTCCAGTACGAACCAGAGTCCGACGTTTTACCAGCTTTACGATGATTTCTCCGTAGGAAATCGCAGGGCATTCAATCTTCACGTCGGCTCGAGCCGGGGATCGGCTG GCGACAGTCTATCCGGACATAACGGATTTGGGTTCTCCACTATCTTCCCGGTCACAAACGATTACGATAGCAACCCGACAAGTTGCGCCAACTACATGCAAG GCAACTGGTGGTTCCACGACTGCGCAGATTCGTGCCTCACGTGCGCGTACATGACCCCAGGAATCCAAAACTGCCGAGCCATGGCGTGGAATGCCCTTGGATACTGCGTTGCCCTTAAATCTGCCAGAATGATGGTGCGACCgttgtaa